A single genomic interval of Bacteroidota bacterium harbors:
- a CDS encoding beta-propeller fold lactonase family protein translates to MIRSLIPFRLMAVLFAVALVLNGCDSATDPADADGAPPTLAQTLNDEEMLAPDVLERTLLSDAPLADALASSELDAARFADRIVGAAFSITDDANGNAVVAFLRDEGGQLSPAGTYATGGTGSGGAIAGSTNPVLVTPSRSFLLAVNAGSDEVSVFRILKEARSLELVGSVPSGGPLPLSLTLSGDLLYVLNGGREGEPGNVSGFRLSPAGTLTPVTGGIRTLPEGVMAPPQLGFAPGGRALLVTDRPSNVLVAYNVRANGTLSGARVTPSAGVTPFGFDFDQYGRLFVSEANAPDGPVPDGSSLSSYERAGNGLAVLDGVVPTNETAACWTRVIGRYAYVTNTASNTVTGFRIGLDGSLTRLDEDGITAATGAAPHDMGVALRYLYVHNRNDGTVSAYRIRTNGSLSGIGTVGGLPGTAVGVAVF, encoded by the coding sequence ATGATCCGCTCCCTCATCCCCTTCCGCCTGATGGCGGTGCTCTTCGCCGTCGCGCTCGTGCTCAACGGATGCGACTCCGCGACCGACCCGGCCGACGCCGATGGCGCTCCGCCCACCCTCGCCCAGACCCTGAACGACGAGGAGATGCTCGCGCCGGACGTGCTCGAGCGCACGCTCCTCAGCGACGCGCCGCTCGCCGACGCTCTCGCTTCCTCCGAACTCGACGCTGCCCGCTTCGCTGACCGGATCGTCGGGGCTGCGTTCTCGATCACCGACGACGCCAACGGCAACGCGGTCGTCGCCTTCCTCCGGGACGAGGGCGGCCAGCTCTCGCCCGCCGGCACCTACGCCACCGGCGGTACCGGCTCCGGCGGTGCCATCGCCGGATCGACCAACCCCGTCCTGGTCACGCCGAGCCGCTCGTTCCTGCTCGCCGTCAACGCGGGGAGCGACGAGGTCTCGGTCTTCCGCATCCTGAAGGAAGCCCGCTCGCTGGAACTGGTCGGCTCTGTGCCCTCGGGCGGGCCGCTCCCGCTCAGCCTCACGCTCAGCGGTGACCTGCTCTACGTGCTCAACGGAGGGCGCGAGGGCGAGCCGGGCAACGTCAGCGGCTTCCGGCTCAGCCCGGCCGGCACCCTCACGCCGGTCACCGGCGGCATCCGCACGCTCCCCGAAGGCGTCATGGCCCCGCCGCAGCTCGGCTTCGCCCCAGGCGGCCGGGCCCTCCTCGTGACCGACCGCCCGAGCAACGTGCTCGTCGCCTACAACGTCCGGGCCAATGGAACGCTCAGCGGTGCCCGCGTCACCCCCTCGGCAGGCGTCACGCCGTTCGGGTTCGACTTCGACCAGTACGGGCGGCTGTTCGTCAGCGAGGCTAACGCGCCGGACGGCCCGGTGCCGGACGGCAGCTCGCTCTCGTCGTACGAGCGCGCCGGCAACGGTCTCGCCGTGCTCGACGGCGTCGTGCCAACGAACGAGACCGCCGCCTGCTGGACCCGGGTGATCGGCCGCTACGCCTACGTGACCAACACCGCGAGCAACACCGTCACCGGCTTCCGCATCGGGCTCGACGGCTCGCTGACGCGGCTCGACGAGGACGGCATCACCGCCGCGACCGGCGCGGCCCCGCACGACATGGGCGTCGCGCTGCGCTACCTCTACGTCCACAACCGCAACGACGGGACGGTCTCGGCCTACCGCATACGCACCAACGGCTCGCTCAGCGGCATCGGCACTGTGGGTGGGCTTCCGGGCACGGCTGTCGGCGTGGCCGTTTTCTAG